The Archocentrus centrarchus isolate MPI-CPG fArcCen1 chromosome 12, fArcCen1, whole genome shotgun sequence genome includes a window with the following:
- the LOC115789005 gene encoding uncharacterized protein LOC115789005, whose product MLGTLDNKKKSHWREYVKPLVHAYNCTKNEVTGFTPYELMFGRQPRLPVDLAFGLPVTHQSVSHSQYVRSLKSHLEESYRVATEMARKTADRNKARFDKQVVESTLEAGDRVLVRNVRLRGKNKLADKWESDVYIVVRQSGDIPVYVVRPETKDGPLRTLHRDLLLPCGFLSATSAEIENPVKEKPRRPKTRQYSRTDNSDHSEERESDSGDSYPFLYGYRDIMVETADPRHTPVVGPSLMVGSTPEPPHVPVVEQASDIVPHCTTPRATAVTNLPNVSLEDSTLHKLSSLEVNPPETNPVENDTLGTDSDERTFPGQDAETHSQSEEDRVSTPPDTNHDETRQTDHTGDCDNDYLRRSTRRRVPAQRLTYPELGNPLVTVVQSLFHSLSAVITDSLNEPTQSRVLTV is encoded by the coding sequence ATGTTGGGTACGCTTGATAACAAGAAAAAGAGCCATTGGCGGGAATATGTCAAGCCTTTAGTACATGCTTATAACTGTACTAAAAATGAGGTCACTGGCTTCACCCCCTATGAACTTATGTTCGGGCGGCAACCAAGATTGCCGGTTGATTTGGCCTTCGGCCTACCAGTCACTCATCAGTCTGTGTCACACTCACAATATGTTCGCAGTCTGAAATCACACCTCGAAGAGAGCTACAGAGTAGCAACAGAAATGGCAAGGAAAACGGCAGATCGCAATAAAGCAAGATTTGACAAACAGGTTGTCGAATCCACTTTGGAAGCAGGTGACAGAGTTTTGGTTAGAAATGTTCGGCTCAGAGGCAAGAACAAGCTGGCTGACAAGTGGGAGTCAGATGTGTATATTGTAGTGAGACAGTCAGGTGACATTCCAGTCTATGTTGTGAGGCCTGAGACTAAAGATGGCCCATTAAGAACTCTCCACCGTGAtttgttattaccttgtggatTCCTTTCTGCTACCTCAGCTGAAATTGAGAACCCTGTAAAGGAAAAACCCAGGCGACCAAAGACTCGTCAGTACTCAAGGACTGACAATTCAGATCACTCAGAGGAGCGAGAATCTGATTCAGGAGATAGCTACCCTTTCCTCTATGGTTACAGGGATATAATGGTGGAAACTGCAGACCCCCGTCATACCCCTGTGGTTGGTCCATCACTTATGGTTGGCAGcacacctgaaccacctcatgTGCCTGTAGTTGAACAGGCCTCAGACATAGTTCCTCATTGCACCACTCCAAGAGCAACTGCTGTGACTAACCTACCCAATGTGAGCCTAGAGGATAGCACCTTGCACAAACTGAGTTCTTTGGAGGTAAATCCACCAGAAACCAATCCAGTCGAGAACGACACACTTGGAACAGACTCTGACGAGAGGACTTTCCCAGGCCAAGATGCTGAAACACACAGCCAATCTGAGGAAGATCGAGTTAGCACTCCTCCAGACACAAACCATGATGAAACTAGACAAACTGATCATACTGGAGACTGTGACAATGACTATTTAAGGAGATCTACCAGACGCAGAGTACCTGCACAGAGACTGACTTATCCCGAGCTGGGGAACCCATTGGTCACAGTAGTCCAATCATTATTCCACAGTTTAAGTGCAGTGATTACAGACTCTTTGAATGAGCCTACACAATCTAGAGTGTTGACAGTGTAA